The nucleotide window TCAGTGGCGTTGACCTGGTGGTGTGCGGAGAGGCGAGCGATGATGGTTTCACCTACCAGGTGGGTCCCCGCCTGGCTGAGAGGCTGGGGATCCCTCAAATTACATATGCCCGCGCGCTCTCTATAGAGGACGGGTCGGTGGTAGCCAAGAGACATCTGGAGGATTGCGCCGAGATAGTCAAGGCACCTCTGCCCGCCCTCATCACCGTGACCGAGGAGACTAACATCCCACGAAAACCGACCCTGATGGATATGCTCAAAGCCAAAAACAAGAAGGTCGAGCTATGGAAGACAGAGGAGGATCTCGGGCTCTCCAGAGGAACGCTTGAGGAGCTCTCCGCACTCCAAACCCTCGATATCGAAGGTATTGAGGTGCAGCGGAAGCAGTTCCTTATCAAAGGTAAGTCTCCTACAGATGCAGCCGAAGAGTTAATCGCCCTCCTCCTTCAAGAGGGCGTGCTGGGGGTCGCAGCATATGTCTGAGCCATACACAGGGATAATTGCAGTTTGCGAGGATCGAGAGACACTTCTGGAGCTCTTGGGCCAGGGACGGGAGCTCGCCGACACACTGAAGGTGTGGTCGGCCGCGGTCGTATTGGGGGAGCACGTAGAGCCCGCTGCCCTTGACCTGTCTCGTTGGGGTGCGGATAAGGT belongs to Chloroflexota bacterium and includes:
- a CDS encoding electron transfer flavoprotein subunit beta/FixA family protein is translated as MKIVVCVKYALDVSEVKLDPATKKPRLLGVPKKISDVEKNALEAAAQLKEKYGGTIHILTFGPLEAKEAFREALAMNADGAILVEDPCDGQLDAQATVKVLAAAVKKLSGVDLVVCGEASDDGFTYQVGPRLAERLGIPQITYARALSIEDGSVVAKRHLEDCAEIVKAPLPALITVTEETNIPRKPTLMDMLKAKNKKVELWKTEEDLGLSRGTLEELSALQTLDIEGIEVQRKQFLIKGKSPTDAAEELIALLLQEGVLGVAAYV